In Oryzias melastigma strain HK-1 linkage group LG16, ASM292280v2, whole genome shotgun sequence, a single genomic region encodes these proteins:
- the lratd2b gene encoding protein LRATD2: MGNQVEKLTHINYAEVPTSDPNGFDPDGDGPRIGVSYIFSNDDDDDDQDERADRYPPEREPVNHEEKPFDLQDELDCAIYYREECVYERAGGAAAHAPESLLNRCRPGDLLEFLATGQYPHWAVYVGDFQVVHLHRAEIKNNFLTDVSQGKKGRIVNALYRFRALPPEVIVRNALDHVGTRDRELSWRNSECFAAWCRFGKREFKIGGEIRIGKQPYKLKLQFSEKKNHVLEFQSLEDVIMEKRRNDQIGKVAVTQELANHLNSTHEIKGDYYVN, from the coding sequence ATGGGGAACCAGGTGGAGAAACTAACGCACATAAACTACGCGGAGGTGCCCACGTCCGATCCGAACGGGTTCGACCCCGACGGCGACGGACCCAGGATCGGCGTCTCGTATATTTTCTCAAACGATGATGACGACGATGATCAGGATGAGCGCGCGGATCGATACCCCCCCGAGAGGGAGCCGGTGAACCACGAGGAGAAGCCCTTCGACCTGCAGGACGAGCTGGACTGCGCCATCTACTACAGGGAGGAGTGCGTGTACGAGCGCGCCGGCGGCGCGGCGGCGCACGCCCCGGAGAGCCTCCTGAACAGGTGCAGACCGGGAGACCTGCTGGAGTTTCTGGCCACCGGACAGTACCCGCACTGGGCCGTTTACGTCGGGGACTTCCAGGTGGTTCATTTGCACCGCGCGGAGATCAAGAACAACTTCCTCACCGACGTGAGTCAGGGCAAAAAGGGCAGGATTGTGAACGCTCTCTACAGGTTCCGCGCGCTCCCGCCGGAAGTGATCGTGCGCAACGCTTTGGACCACGTTGGCACGAGAGACCGAGAACTCAGTTGGAGGAACTCTGAATGCTTTGCCGCGTGGTGTCGCTTTGGCAAGCGGGAATTCAAAATCGGAGGGGAGATACGGATAGGAAAGCAGCCGTACAAGTTAAAGCTGCAGTTCTCTGAGAAGAAGAACCACGTCCTGGAGTTCCAAAGCTTGGAGGACGTGATCATGGAAAAGAGGAGGAACGACCAGATCGGGAAAGTGGCTGTGACGCAAGAGCTGGCTAATCATTTAAATTCCACTCATGAAATCAAAGGAGATTATTACGTCAACTGA
- the nsmce2 gene encoding E3 SUMO-protein ligase NSE2 has protein sequence MSLSAVNGALSNLKACLADIATGMDIVTDVAIDLVETQDEEMDSSIKELEAMILDCAKLDREINCFMDIAKEVTSEVNAQQPEALFSLSDKVKEQFSERIARLSEDEIHRHQKVVAFMESINNSSKQTNQKSSENTEEVDEDIAVTQSQVNFTCPLTQVEMLKPVKNKKCNHYYDESAILDLIKTKRNLKKKCRCPVVGCANTDVKESDLILDQLLRRRIQNQKKKGGKN, from the exons ATGTCTCTGAGTGCTGTCAACGGCGCACTGTCCAACTTAAAAGCGTGTCTGGCGGACATTGCGACGGGAATGGACATCGTGACGGACGTTGCCATAGATCTGGTGGAAACTCAGG atgAAGAGATGGACTCCTCCATCAAAGAGTTGGAGGCCATGATCCTGGACTGTGCTAAGCTCGACAGGGAGATTAACTGCTTTATGGACATTGCAAAAGAAGTTACATCCGAG GTGAATGCACAGCAACCAGAGGCCTTGTTTAGCCTTTCTGACAAAGTGAAGGAGCAGTTCTCTGAGAGAATAGCCCGACTTTCTGAAGACGAAATCCACAGACATCAAAAAGTGGTTGCCTTCATGGAGAGCATCAATAACTCCTCAAAACAAA CCAATCAGAAATCATCGGAGAACACGGAGGAGGTTGACGAGGACATCGCCGTCACGCAGAGCCAAGTTAATTTCACCTGCCCGCTCACACAG GTGGAAATGTTAAAaccagtcaaaaataaaaagtgcaacCACTACTATGATGAATCTGCCATCCTGGACCTGATCAAAACAAAACGCAACCTGAAGAAGAAGTGCCG ATGTCCTGTGGTGGGCTGTGCAAACACAGATGTGAAAGAGTCAGACCTCATTCTTGACCAGCTACTGAGAAGAAGAATTCAGAACCAAAAGAAGAAAGGCGGCAAAAATTAG